A stretch of DNA from Dehalococcoidia bacterium:
GGGACGCGAGGAGGGCGTCTACTCCGACGAGGACCAGGAGGAAGAAGAGGACGAAGAAGACGAGGAGTTCGAGGGCAACGGCTATATGAAGGACTAGCCGCCCCGCTTGCGAGCTAGCAGCCGCTGCGCCTCGCGGGCCAGCCGCTGCGGCGTCAACCCGAAGTGCTCCAGCAGCTCGTCCCAGCGCCCGCTGGTGCCGAAGGTCTCCATGCCCACGCAGGCCACCGGCACCGGGCACTCCCGCGCCGTCACCTGGGCCACCAGGCTCCCCAGGCCGCCGTGGACGCTGTGGTCCTCGGCCGTCACGATGGCACCCGTCTCCCGCGCGGCCGCCACGATGGCCTCCTCGTCCAGGGGACGCAGGGTGGCCATGTTGAGGACCCGACAGCCGATGCCCTCCCGGGCTAGCAGGTCGGCTGCCTCCAGGGCAGCGGGTACCATTACGCCGATGGCGATGATGGTCACATCGCCGCCGTCGCGCAGGCGGTGGGCCCTGCCCAGCTGGAAGCGGTAGGAGTCATCGTAGATGACGGGCACCTTGGGCCGCACCATGCGGATGTAAAAGGGGCCGTATCGCCGGGCTGCCTCCTCGATGGCCTGGGCGCACTCTACCACGTCGGCGGGGACGATGACGCGGAAGGTGGGCAG
This window harbors:
- a CDS encoding transketolase family protein — protein: MVQAAKAAATREALGPTLVRLAREGLDIVVVDADLGVSTTAAQFGREFPDRFFTMGVAEQNAVGVAAGLAAAGKIAFVSSFAVFIPGHCYDQVRMAVAQPNLNVKIAASHGGIVTGEDGASAQSLEDLALMLALPTFRVIVPADVVECAQAIEEAARRYGPFYIRMVRPKVPVIYDDSYRFQLGRAHRLRDGGDVTIIAIGVMVPAALEAADLLAREGIGCRVLNMATLRPLDEEAIVAAARETGAIVTAEDHSVHGGLGSLVAQVTARECPVPVACVGMETFGTSGRWDELLEHFGLTPQRLAREAQRLLARKRGG